The DNA window AACTGATGGAGATCTTCAAGGTAAGCTTAAGCCTTTGAGAATCTCCGAAGGACCCACGAAGTTGCCTCATTTGGGGGCCCTTtgtctgcctctgcctctcccAGCGCGAGGCTTGTCGATCATGTCCATGTCAGGTAACGGTCCTAGAGCGGCTTTTGTCATGCATTCCCACTCAAAATCCCTTTGCCGTGATACACGCACTTCCGCCGGTGTCGTATCGTACACTGAAATAATGCAACCACAGGTAACGTTGACCGCcgtgactgactgactgactgacttaTGGggatttaataaaaaaaaatggGGAGTGCTCGggagaagttcttcttgttgttctcgCTTTTACCGCCGAGCTTAGACTTGTAGCAGAAAGGAAGGTATTCGACTGTGCATCAATGCGTGTATCAGGCATAACCTCGTTGACTGCTTGTTTCCAACAAGCGCCAGACCCTGATCCGTGTgtcttcttttttaattctcCTACGAAGTTTTCTTATTTTGGCCATTCAGATGAAGGGTTTCAGAGAGATCGACAGCGCCCGCCTCTAGCCCAatgcttgttcttctcacgAAAGCTCATGATTGTCCAGGACACGTAACACGGGTTCCAGtgatcaagatcttgaccatTAGCGGGTTCTGTACTGCTCTCGATGGAGCAGTTACAGTGGACAGGAAGGCCTGAGATGAGGTCAACTCGGGAAAATCGGCGGTTTTGCCCCCCCTGGAGACAAAGTCCCCATTCCCCACGTCCCCAGGACATGACGTCGACTGTGCCGTGGTGCCGAGCTGGGCGTTTGTTAATGTCTCGTCTCTGTCTCGGTGCTTTTTTAGAGCCACGGCCCTTTTGCATGTGCTGTAAGAATCATTATCTCTCCCTGTGAACCACTGGATCTGTGAGTAGTGTACTGTAAGTTGTTGATTGTCACCGCCCTCGGCTGGAACGGGAGTTGACTGTTTTGAATGCTGAGACTTCACGCATCAGGATCGACATCATATGCCtagccatgccatgccatgccatgcctcTTGTGCCAGTGCTCAAGCCTCCAACTCCCTGCTTTTTCAGACTTGTCTAAAGCTTGGCCTATGAATACTACTCTGCTGTGTCACAGAGCCAAGATGCAATGTACTGTATGCGACCCATGTTTGTTTGAAATTGACGCGAGAGGAAGGCCATTTGAGCTGCTTGTCGTCTGAGGGCTGAGCTCGGAAAATCGGCTCTGGACGGTGCACACTAACGCGCAACCCAGTCAAGTATGTACCAAGGATGGAATACGACAGGCGAGACGCTCCAATTACATTGCCATGTTGATGAAACAACGATGGATTGTGAGGATTACCAAGGCTCGGCGGGAAGCCTTGTCAGTCAGCACTGTTGTTTTTTGTGAAGCGTTTTGTGTAGAGTGCCAATGCTTGTGGTTGAGCAAAACTGCCTTGTTCTACCTACCTACGCAGCTGATGCCGCCAAGAATACTGTCACTGATGCCATGGAATTTCTTCCTGGCCGCGGAAAAGACAATGGCGTTTTCTCACTTTACGAGTCGCccaattaataaaatactgATTCCTTCAAAACTGCCAAGACGGATCGGACAGGGCTCGGCGCAGGTGGTACCTTGGGTCAGGCGGCCTCTCATTCGAGCAAAAGCAAACGCCCTGGTTTAAGCATGAATTTAAGCGTTGTCAGCCACTTGCTTGGCACGGGTGTCATTCCGCATTGGGGCGTGTCTCTACAAGCACAAGTGACGAGAAAGTAGCCGCGTCTTCCAATCCCAAGGACGCAGCGACGCTCATCAGGAGGAGATAATGTGCTCAGCGTCCAGGTAGACCCTGCCTGAGCCCGCAAAGGAGGAAAGTGGACACATGGTTGGCCGTCAATTGGAGCCCGTGGCTTGCGAGATGTGGTCTTGGTATGTTGCGAGATGCCGTCGCAACCGTCTTGGCTTTTCGGCTTTGCAGGGGTGGTCTAGTGGTACGTAGCGGAAACAAGAATGGGCGTTTCTGATTCTGATTACGATTGTATGGCATTATCTGGGGCACACCTCACTGAGAGTCTTATTCCCGGGCGTGTTCGCGGTGCCGGGTGGATCAAAGATTTGTCTTGGCTTTCTGCTAAGAGGCCGCTAACCGCGGACAGGAGAAGCGAGGCTCTGTTGCCAAGAGGGAGAGGTGATGATAATAGTGCGATTTGCTGCTGTGTAGTTGTCACTTTGAGTCGTATAAGTTGCGTTCTAAATCACGCGCAAGGCGTCCGAAGCAACAGCGGTATGAAATAGGCCGCAATCGTCATGGCGGAGTCTATCCAATGTCACCATCTGGATATATCGGCATCTCGAAGCTCGCCCATGTGCTGTTAAGGACTTAAGGTGTCGCGCTAGACAAGGCCTCTCCATATTTCTAATTCTCGCGTGCCGATCTGTCCGTTCAGATCCCTGTCCATAATGACTCGGCTGACGCCACAGGCTCACTTGGTGAACTCTGACCCTCCCTCCCTCAGCGGGCGAAGCTTTCTATCTCTGTTTTTAAATTTTTACCGTGCAGCCCGATAAAAAGCTTGGCGCTCGGTGGCTGCATGCTTATTTGTTTTAACCATCGCATCATAAACCGTTGAACCGCCATGATTGGCTCGACAGGTCTCCCACTCCCAGGTCGCTACATAGCAATATCGTCGAGACGTATCCATGAAGGCGTCGATGGGTTGGTTATTCTGTCGAGTCTGTGCCATTGTGACTCTGACCTTTGGCCAACCCCAGTAATCGGATCATGGTATAACCCAAGTGTCGCCGATCTACCCGTCCAGCCGACAAGGTTGAGGCAGATAAAGGGGTTGTTAACACGTTACCCTATGTATGTATATCGTCAAATGTGGTggctcagcaaaagataatCAATATTCAAGTTCATTCATTCGTTGGCATTGATATTATTGCTATGCTGCCTGGTGTTCTTAATTATGACACCATACATCATGATACGGTGAGAACCCAATCACCAACTGCACAGTCGACTTACTCGTACTACGGCAAACCCTGATGCTAAGCTTAATTGTCACCGAAACCACGAGGTTAAAACTCTGACAGATAAAGTTCCGTGACCTGTTGATCCAAAGAATGGACCACAGAAATCCACCAGTTTGAGTGATTAGTGCAACTTGGCAGGCCCAAAGTCATCACACGTTACTCTGCATCGTGACAAGCCTCAATCAACACAAGGACCAAAGGAAAGCTACACTGCAAACCAAGCCATCACCGCCACGATAAGACTTTATTAGAACAAGAGCCAGTGGCCTCGCTTAGAGCGAGCGCCATTTGCTTCGCATCTTGAGCCAAAAGTCCGTCCATCTTGGCCCCCGCCAAGGTTCGCCGAGACTCACCTATCGTCAGAGTCTGGACTGGGCGCCATGCATTATTGCGCTGGGATGAAAGAGAAAGGTTTAAACCCCGATCCCCTGGcgtcttttttattttactttatataactCAAAAACACCGCCAGGATCTTTGGTGAATGTGATATAACGCCGAGAAGCGGCGGCGGGCGTTTGGCGCGTGGTACTGACAGCACCAGGTTTGTTCAGTTTTGGCTAAATAGTTCATGGTATGGTACCTTGCCTTTTACTCAGACAGGCAGGCAGACAGGACTCACGGTGTCTTTTAAGCTCAGGCTAGCCCGTAATCAACAAGCAATAGAGGTAAGCATAACCACTGAAATCTGCCCTTGGAGGGTCCAGACCTTCTGTCAGATGAGGCTGAAAAGGGGGGTCATCAATGCGACCTGATTGGACGGGTTATGTTACGACGAAACGAATTACGACAGTCCAATTATTGCCCTTGATAGGCAAGGTTGTCTTTagaatgatgagatgggtCTCGTATCGAAGAAtagtaaaataaaataaaaataaagcaaaACAGGTGACATGGTCAAGGTGAAGCTATTTGTCACGCATGACGAAATTGTTTACACGATGATGGGGcgaaagaaggaaaatggAACAAATTCGTGGAtccagagagaaaaaaagaggagaccaggagagaaaaaagaaggacgaagattaaaaaaaaaatccatgatgatggatcACCAGAGAGAGATCAAAGCGTTACCGATACATACATACTTACACCTTGGACCTACCTCTATCGTCAGAGGTTCCACTAGCGGATACTGTATTATCTAACGGAATGTGTGCCCATTTCCCGAACAAGGGGTCTCATGGATAAGTCGGCATCGATCATCCATTTTGCGTGGTTTTGGTTTCTTGATGTTTGCTGTTGTCTCATTTTGATGCCAACGAAATACGAGGAAAAAAGATGAAAAGTCCATAGAGTACCTAGCAAATGATTGCATACATAGATCACACAAAGAACAGATCACTAAATTACCCGAACTAATATATTCGAAAAGGTCATTGACTGCCGAAAAACAGAGTTCCTCAAACAACCCTGTCCCATACCGTGATCcatcttaagcttatttcCCAACTCTGAAGAGGGGGGTTGCTCAAAGCAGTAAGTGACAAAGACGAGACCCCGGCCTCTTTAGGTGTCTCGTGTTTCGCAGGCATCGAGTGAGTGGAGGACAGGCAGGGCACTTTTGCGGTTGAGTTGACTAACTCGACTGAACTTAACGTGCCATGGAATTTGACATGAGACGtcgaaaagagaaaagattACGCGGGACCCGGCAAAACCGGAGATAGTCAATAAAGAGACGCCGCACCAGCGACGCCGTTATAACCGATTTATGCGTATAGTATGCGTACAAAGAGGCATTTGGAGAACCAGTTTTACTGTCCGTCTCGAGTTCACGGTTGGCATTCTAGGGCATTCTAGGGCATTCTAGGGCATTACATTAATTATAGTCAGTGACTGATCAGGGCTTGCTTTCTGGAAACAAAGTTGCAGCTCcgtcactcactcactgaATACGACCAACGGTAATAATGCAAAGGGCCGAAAGTTTCGGTGCTTGGCACGGCCGAGTCCTGTTGTTCCAAGACCCGTTATTTCCTTCCATTTTTCTCTCTGCAAGTCCCATCGATATCAACGGTGATAGGTAAAATTATTGTTATAGCACCGAGCGTTGCCGTTTTATCCATCTTCGGTATTCGTACAGTACTGCAAGATACATACAAAGTGGTGAAGCTGCGGAAATAACCCGACCGCTTGACTAAAGTAAACCAAACCACTTCTTATTAGACACCCCCCAATAACGGCTGCGTCGGCACGATCTCTGGGTCGCTGTGCCGCGGGATGATGGCATGCGCCGCAAGATGGACAGATATGCTTATCACCAACTGCCAATGTTGGTAAAAAGCCCTCTACCTTATTTCCACCGCTAGCCACCCACTCCcactccctctccctctccccaTTTGGTGGTATGCCCTGCTCCGTGCCGTCAAAGCCGTCCCATGAAACGCGGGTTTGCAAACAGGCGATACGACTGGTGCATGGCACCTCAGCCGTTGGCTCGCTCTCTCACTATTGTAGGCCTGTATTTCACCACTTGGATTTCGTGGTGGCGGAGTTTCGGGCTATCAGATTTCTGTTTGGCGCTATCACTGCCTCTGTTGCCGTTTATCCAGATTCCCTCTCAAACCCCTGGTTGATGGTGGCCGTACTTCCGGACGAGTGCCTTCTAATTGATGGACTGCTCGAGTTACGATACGTGGTCTCTTGCAATGCTACGAGCTTGAAACCAATACCAGAAACATGTGGGAATTGCCGTTACAGACATTTGGCGGGGAAATTTATTCATGTCTTTCCTTGTGTTGAACTGGACCAGGTAGTCGTGGCTCTCATGATGCCTTTAGGGTAGGTGGCTTATGGCAAACAAGAGGTCGTAACAGGGTAACTCGATCGTTGGTATTGTATCTGTGTATCTGGTCATCCTGAATTGACTGTATCCAAGTAGATCTGTCTCGCTCTTGGGGTATACCCGTAGAAGATGCCTAAATAATCACGGGTAATGTCTCTTGATGTTCGTGCTCCTCCGATGTTGTTCATGACGAGGAGAGTCTTCTGATTTATCTCCATTACCACAAGACTAAACTCGGGAGGGAATATCTGATCGTCATAGGAACTATGTAACATTTGTACTTGTACATCCAGGAAGCATGTTATTTACCAGTCAGGTCTTCTGGAACCCAAGTCGGTCCTTGCCCCGGAAGGTATCGTGACCACCATTGAGCTAGTAGTAGTGTGTACCTTATGCGACACTACCTTAGGTATTGGCTATTATTAACAGAAGCCAAGCTTCGTTACGAACCTACCGTATTAacgagttgaagatggtctCTTGGAACAACGAGTCCTTTGAGCATTATGCCGCGGCGTATACAAGTCGGCAACAACTGTATTCAGACCTGCCCAGAGCCACACCAGGGAAGTTCCTCCAACGACGTAGAATAAGCCACTACAAGCTACGAATACTATCAGACGTTACAAGGAGGTACGATTAACGTAGCATTGGTCACATCACTCCCGTCAATAGTTCCACAAGCACAGAGAACCCGAAAGACAACAACGAGAGAGTATCTAGTATACACCAGCATGCTCCATCGCCAGCATTCGTGACAAGTTTAGctcaagcagaagcaacAAAACCACGTGCGTTTTTTCTAAGTTTTGGCTTATCATGTCGTGCCCAATCCATCAAAGTGGTGGTCTATAATGTACAGATGTAATACACCGTCCCCAGATACGACGATATAAACATGAATCAGAGATCTGACAAACCCCAGCACCTTGTCTCGATCTCTAGTAGATCCCaccctcgtcctcgtcctcgccatCGGAAGATCCAGCGCTCTCCCCGTCGGCCACGCGCAGCAAACCTAGATCGTGCAAAAACTGCATGCACTCATCCGAGTCAACTCAGGAGCTCCTCTTCACCGCATCCAGCCCAAGCCACCGAGATGCCCTGAGAGCCCATCGCTGTGTCACACAGTACTCCGCGGCCCATGCATGTTCCCACGGGAAAGAGGAGACGGTGCATATCTCGTGACCGTTTGTCCTTGTAGGATACACAAGTGTCGCTTGCTTTGGTGTGCGCGACGTGTCACGGCAAAAAGACATAGTATCAGATTGCTCGCTGAAATGGACGCATCCCTCAGGGCGGAGGGCTATCCAAGGTAGGCAGGCATTAACGAGAATGTTCTGTTGGGCGTGGAAAGACGGTGAAGAACATTTTGGGCGGCCGATGCAATGAAAATGAGAGGAGATGTGCAAGTCCGAATCAGCGCTTAGCAGTCGCATCGATGGTAGTGGCGTGGAAAGGGGACAACATCACGGACGTTGGGCACGCCAGTGAGGTAGCTTAGAAGTCGGTCGAAACCAAGTCCGAAGCCACCGTGAGGGGGGCAGCCCCAGCGACGCAGGTCGAGATACCAGGCCAgctccttgcccttgtcggATCGCTTGCTGGGAACTTCCAAACCAAGGGCCCGCATGTTCTCCTCGAGTTGAGGCAGACGGTGCTCACGCATAGAGCCGCCAGCCAGTTCACCCAGGTGAGGAACCAGGAGGTCAAAACAGTCCACTGTCAGACCCGAAGTCGGAGACGAGGATGACTGGCGCATGTAGAATGCCTTGATATCCCGCGGATACTGTGTTATGAAGATTGGAACATATGCATCTGTGGCCTCGTCGTAACCTATCTTCTCAGCAAGGTACTTCTCATGTTCCGATTGCAGACCAGAACCCCATGTAGGCTTGTGCTCAAATTGCTCGGCAATAGGCTTGAGAATCTCGAGAGCCTCACTGTACGTGATTCGAGGCCATTTCTTGGTGGTGAGCATACCTCGCCATCGACGATCCAGTTGTTCCTGGTCAACTAGGTCGTTGAATGCAAGGCGCTCGGAAGGTTCCTTCGAGTCAACTCGGTTCTGCTCAAGCTCCTTTGCAGCATTGAGCTCCTTCAACCCGCTGGCCATTGAGTTCAGCATGCGCTGTGTTAGGTTCATGACTTCCTCCATGTCACCAACGAAGCtcatctcagcctcgagCATGTAAAACTCGCTGAGATGTCTCGACGTATCACTCTGCTCGGCACGAAATGTTGGGGACAAGGTCCAGACGTTGCCGAGCGCTTGAGcgagagcctcaagatgGAGCTGAGAAGAGACAGTCAGATACTTGGGATCACGGAAGAACTCGTCAGCAGAAGATGCTTTGACGGAAAATGCTTCTCCAGCACCCTCGCAATCAGAGGAAGTGATGATAGGAGGGTGCGTTTGCTGAAATCGCTCACGGAAGAAGAACTGTGTGAGCATGGTGGTGGCATCTGATCGGAATCGTAGCATCGTTGAGTTCAGAGGCGTTCTTGGCCGCAGATGTGAGATAGTGCGAAGACTTTCAGGGGTCTGATATTTGTTCTGGATCGGATAGGTCTAGATATGTGTAAGAATAGGTCTAATCCGTGATGTCCGGATGCTCTTGATGGACGTACCATAGGGTCAGAGCCTCCGAGAACCTCTACCTCTGAGACCTTGAGCTCCGGCTGTTCTGAGCCTGTTGACGTTTCGCCCTTGCTCGACGCCTGAGATGTCCCATTAATGACAGATTGTTTTCTGCTCTCATCAACCCATGTTCCTTTTAGGCGGACAGCTGCGCCTGGACGCATACTGTGGACAAGTCAGTCCGATGTCAATATGTGTGACTCAAGACCTACATACTCCGTGGCTAGATTTTTGTCCACGACCACCTGAACGGGTCGCATGGACGACCCATCGGTGATGTCGATGAAGCGTACCCCTGAGCTCTTCCGCACTGATCTGACCCATCCACAAACCTCGACATCAGGCACATGGGACGATGGGCCCCAAGCTTTAAGCTCAGCCACAGTTTTGATATCTTTCTGGCACTCGCCAGGAGGAACCTTGACCGCATATGGTCTTATTTGGGGCCTTGGTCTTCCGAATCTTGGCACTCTCGATGCACGAAACGATATCATTGTGAGAGATGACGAGTCAGTTGGTTGTTCTAAGGTATAAGCAGCAGAGGCTAACTCTGGGAAGTGCCTTTCCTCAACACCCAATCATGGAGCTCAAATTTGCTATGTTGGGAATCAAATCCGCCTCAAATCGGAAACATGCGCGTAATGATGGAGAAATAATTGCGCCTTTTGTCGGTGAGTGAGATGGGCTGAAGTAGTGTCGTGGAGTCTAACGCAAGGGATACCAAGTTTCGATGGAAGAATGGTGGCTGTGGAGAAATTTTGGAAATATCACGGGCTGGTCTAGGGTAACCTAATCGCCTTGCCGTCAGGTACTGTCGATTGAATACGAAAGCAGAGTCCAATGGGAATGGCGGGCTCGAATTTGGGCTCCCGTTCTGGTCAAGCGGCGGGCCCTTAAAAGAGATGTACCTCATCGGATCTCCATTTTGCTGGGACGAGCTCGAGCTGAGATCGGGGGATGGCCTGTAGAGGTGTCGATGTCATGCTGACCAACTCAGAGTGGCTGGCTACAGCAGCCGAGGCGCCTTAGGTACTAAGGGACCTTACGTAGGAGGAGGAGGTACATCTTCTAGGAGCTCTGTAGCTctaactaggtaggtaggtaggtattggTGCGTGTATCGAGGTTCTTGGAACGGTTTAGGTTAgagttgtttgtttgtttgtttgatgTGGTTTTCACCTTATCGTCTATTCAATTTGCGGTACCTTGCCTTACGGTACCTTGCCTTACCAGCGAGATGGTACCTCACGCACCGCACACTCACCAAATTACTGGGTCGCTACCTTACCTGGTAGGTACATAGGCTAAGGTAACTTAGTCCCTGGTGTGCGTATCGTTGTTCAGGCAGGTGCAGGTGCAGGTGCACGACCCGAGCCAGTCTACCGGGACACGCTTTCCTTGCTTGAAGCTAATCAAGCTAGAGCTACCTCATTTCGTCACATCGACAAAGCAACTGCCAACTGGGGAATGCAAAAATAGATTCTCAGCTGGAATGGAAAAGGAAGGGACAAGGGAATACATGAAGTCTGGGAAGGGATGGATATCAGATATCAGACAGTGCCCCTTCCTTTCCACATCGGTTTCAGGGACACCTTACTACAGTTTCATCTCCAGTTCAAGACATATACTCTTCTCTAAGTTCTCTTTcacctcaacaacctcgatCAGAATGCACCATGCACCCACTTTGAGATCTCACTCAGGCCGTGGTCTATCACCGCCTGTACATACCTAACAGAAAATCGTATCAAACAAACATCAGTGACCATATTCTCGTCAATACTCCAATCAGATATTGCGTCCACTCACCCTCTACAACCACGCTTCTGACGAGACACAGCAAGACACCAGCCCACCCAATCGAAACAAGCGTGTTTCTCTCGACTAGTTCGAAGCCAAAATGCGAACTCACCGATTTCCTCGCACCAAAACAAGAGACAGATCCCGACATCATTCGGTCCAAGAAAAAGCAAGAAGCCCACACCGCAACCTCCCGCACTCTAGGTAGCATACAGTAGCATCTTGCCCCGGTACCAACCCTGTCTCAGCCCAGGCATCGTGACTGGGTTTTATGCGGTTTTCCATGTCTCACATCTTGAACCGATCGATTGCGCACTCTGCACAGCTTCCGCCCCAGCCAGCCCCAGCATGTGGGAATCCCTATTGTACAGAACTGGCTGTATGTACGGATACTGTATCTAGGTATAGTATGTACTTGATGAGGCTAGCTGGGATACCCGCCCGCACACGATCAATGAATGCATGAATCGACCTTGTCGATGCCGTCAGTCACTTTTCTGATACCCATGCCAATCCCAGACTACTACCCCGTACCCTTTTCTTCACTTTTCCATTTTCTCGGGCCCCCATAGCTTAGCTGAGCCTCGTCGTCACAAATCACCCCACAATCACAATCACATCCACACTTCACTCTCCTTTCTTGTCTCTTTCTCTCACAAGTTGGTTTTGGTCCGCCGCCCTGGGTATCCGCTTGGACACAAGCTTCCACCAGGCGAGATGAAAGGGTGCCACAGATCTTGATTCGCAACAATGTCCCGGCCAGTTCTGTCTCAGGCTCGCCGATAAAGATCATCCTCCTCTATGGTCCTTGTCGTCAAACAGCCAACCAGCGTGGTTGCTACCTCCGTCTTGAGATGGCGGCGCCGCCTGTGTCCCCGTGAGATCTTGCAGATGCTCCACGGTCCCGATATTGGAGGCTCAGTGTAGCCCACCCTGGTTCCGTCAACTTGGATGTCGGTGCC is part of the Fusarium fujikuroi IMI 58289 draft genome, chromosome FFUJ_chr07 genome and encodes:
- a CDS encoding related to asn-tRNA synthetase, mitochondrial, translating into MISFRASRVPRFGRPRPQIRPYAVKVPPGECQKDIKTVAELKAWGPSSHVPDVEVCGWVRSVRKSSGVRFIDITDGSSMRPVQVVVDKNLATDMRPGAAVRLKGTWVDESRKQSVINGTSQASSKGETSTGSEQPELKVSEVEVLGGSDPMTYPIQNKYQTPESLRTISHLRPRTPLNSTMLRFRSDATTMLTQFFFRERFQQTHPPIITSSDCEGAGEAFSVKASSADEFFRDPKYLTVSSQLHLEALAQALGNVWTLSPTFRAEQSDTSRHLSEFYMLEAEMSFVGDMEEVMNLTQRMLNSMASGLKELNAAKELEQNRVDSKEPSERLAFNDLVDQEQLDRRWRGMLTTKKWPRITYSEALEILKPIAEQFEHKPTWGSGLQSEHEKYLAEKIGYDEATDAYVPIFITQYPRDIKAFYMRQSSSSPTSGLTVDCFDLLVPHLGELAGGSMREHRLPQLEENMRALGLEVPSKRSDKGKELAWYLDLRRWGCPPHGGFGLGFDRLLSYLTGVPNVRDVVPFPRHYHRCDC